The following are from one region of the Hydrogenimonas sp. SS33 genome:
- a CDS encoding ATP-binding protein, which translates to MSKYRQLQKIFVDQIEITQYIGLDTSILFYNKLQESIAKPLKMILLYGKPGTGKSILINKIYHDLRDKEDIHIISTPIRNESEFIRTLYRFLVGDANEVPENLTYNQFIDICQSLKDEKHITVLLDEAQLYPSSMMEQIRLISDTRVIKFVVSLHKTEKEDLIAKEHFQSRIWETIELKNGTIHDTQMYIQKKLIQQNYFEIANMFDMGNCKLIHRFTKGNYREINKMMYTLFEIYDYYENHRPSKIAHKTVKKQFIEMAALKLGYIHA; encoded by the coding sequence ATGAGTAAATACCGGCAGCTGCAGAAAATATTCGTCGACCAGATCGAAATAACCCAATACATAGGTCTGGATACATCGATTCTTTTCTACAACAAGCTACAGGAGAGCATCGCCAAACCTTTGAAGATGATTCTCCTTTACGGAAAGCCCGGGACCGGGAAAAGCATTCTCATCAACAAAATCTACCACGATCTGCGGGACAAAGAAGATATTCATATCATCTCCACGCCGATCCGGAACGAATCGGAATTCATCCGAACGCTCTACCGTTTCCTTGTCGGAGATGCAAACGAAGTTCCTGAAAATCTCACGTACAATCAGTTCATCGACATCTGCCAGTCCCTGAAAGATGAAAAGCATATTACGGTTCTATTGGATGAGGCCCAGCTCTACCCCTCTTCCATGATGGAACAGATTCGCCTCATATCGGATACGAGGGTTATCAAATTCGTCGTCTCTTTGCACAAAACGGAGAAAGAAGACCTCATCGCCAAAGAGCATTTCCAGTCCAGGATCTGGGAAACGATCGAACTGAAAAACGGTACCATCCATGATACCCAGATGTACATCCAGAAAAAACTGATCCAACAAAACTATTTCGAAATTGCCAATATGTTCGATATGGGAAATTGCAAACTCATTCACAGATTCACAAAGGGAAATTACAGAGAAATCAACAAAATGATGTACACTCTTTTTGAAATTTACGACTACTACGAGAATCACCGCCCCTCCAAGATCGCACACAAAACCGTTAAAAAACAGTTTATCGAAATGGCGGCATTGAAACTGGGATATATTCATGCGTGA
- the mshL gene encoding pilus (MSHA type) biogenesis protein MshL, whose product MTKTIKSIRLSLMAAAVTATLGLATNLQASCEDNLFNIKANKGTRISELIDQLADQCDLTLIVKDNEAAKRLKTRLNRFSLKNVTLPEVLNIALNEHNLNYSLDGNILKISYLLTKTFHVDYISTDRQSTSKTRVSLASGTNGQQSTSQSGGMVSTSQMNTGESESGIEIQSSDEFVFWTTLSNQIEHILNRPEDTYQAGAPVIDRESGLVTITGTKKQLDRVEAYLDNMVNRLHKQVLIDVKMYAVVLKKGKETGIDWREIYKLQNFTVSGERLKTNDNVGEITFPGSGQLPYISKFVPGTAAKFTDIVMNAQLGTILKFLKSQGDVHSVSNPKVLTLNNQSAMITVGKQYFYKIQNSTTLSNTGGSTVAQNEIIDSVFAGILLDITPEIAADGTITLKINPSVSDTINPVTNDNINRTMPPDLERRQMASVVTVKDGAHVILGGLITDRVQNETNKVPLLGDIPVVGYAFKYEEQTDEKIELVIIVTPHLVKAKNSMTLKDLGYDRLSDSNLTKMK is encoded by the coding sequence ATGACAAAGACAATAAAATCGATCAGACTTTCGCTCATGGCGGCAGCCGTCACCGCGACTCTCGGCCTGGCGACAAACCTGCAGGCTTCCTGTGAAGACAATCTTTTCAACATCAAAGCGAACAAAGGTACGCGCATCTCCGAGCTTATCGACCAGCTCGCCGACCAGTGTGATCTTACACTGATCGTCAAGGACAATGAAGCGGCCAAACGTCTGAAAACCAGGCTGAACCGTTTTTCTCTCAAAAATGTGACGCTGCCCGAAGTTCTGAACATCGCGTTGAATGAACACAATCTAAACTATTCACTCGACGGCAATATTCTCAAAATTTCCTATCTTCTTACCAAAACCTTCCATGTGGATTACATCAGCACAGATCGCCAAAGCACCAGCAAAACGAGGGTTTCCCTGGCAAGCGGTACCAACGGGCAGCAAAGCACTTCCCAAAGCGGAGGCATGGTTTCGACCAGTCAGATGAATACCGGAGAATCCGAAAGCGGGATCGAAATCCAGTCCAGTGATGAATTCGTATTCTGGACCACCCTTTCCAATCAGATCGAACATATTCTCAACCGCCCCGAAGACACTTACCAGGCAGGGGCACCGGTTATCGACCGTGAATCCGGACTCGTGACCATTACAGGTACGAAAAAACAGCTCGACAGGGTCGAAGCCTATCTGGACAATATGGTCAACCGTCTGCATAAACAGGTTCTCATCGACGTAAAAATGTATGCCGTCGTCCTGAAGAAAGGAAAAGAGACGGGAATCGACTGGAGAGAGATCTACAAACTTCAAAACTTTACCGTTTCCGGTGAACGTCTGAAAACCAATGACAATGTCGGTGAAATTACTTTTCCCGGTTCAGGACAATTGCCTTATATAAGCAAATTCGTACCAGGAACAGCTGCAAAGTTTACTGACATAGTCATGAATGCTCAACTTGGAACTATTCTAAAATTTCTGAAAAGTCAGGGTGACGTTCACTCAGTATCCAACCCCAAAGTCCTGACGCTCAATAACCAGTCCGCCATGATTACCGTCGGAAAACAGTACTTTTACAAAATCCAAAACAGCACCACCCTCAGCAATACGGGCGGAAGTACCGTTGCACAAAACGAGATTATCGACTCCGTCTTTGCTGGTATTCTGCTCGATATCACACCCGAAATCGCAGCGGACGGTACTATTACGCTGAAGATCAATCCTTCCGTCAGCGACACCATCAACCCTGTCACCAACGACAATATCAACCGTACCATGCCGCCTGACCTTGAACGCCGTCAGATGGCTTCCGTCGTCACCGTTAAAGACGGGGCCCATGTCATTCTGGGCGGTCTCATCACCGACCGTGTCCAGAATGAAACCAACAAAGTCCCTCTTCTCGGCGACATTCCGGTGGTAGGATACGCTTTCAAATATGAAGAGCAGACCGACGAGAAAATCGAACTCGTCATCATCGTCACGCCCCATCTGGTCAAGGCGAAAAACAGTATGACCCTGAAAGATCTCGGATACGACAGGCTTTCCGACAGCAATCTGACGAAGATGAAATGA